A window from Athalia rosae chromosome 5, iyAthRosa1.1, whole genome shotgun sequence encodes these proteins:
- the LOC105683935 gene encoding indole-3-acetaldehyde oxidase-like isoform X3, with the protein MHPSTVGRAIHCQITSNVPLFDVFGERISATAAIAGSQPQTVNFTINGVEHRVDNSIPSGTSLNVYIRNYANLRGTKSMCLEGGCGACMVSARVNGRVMAVNSCLVPILICEGWEITTVEGIGDHKSGYHPVQARLAQFNGSQCGYCSPGMVMNMYSLIQGERLTMTEIENSFGSNMCRCTGYRPILDAFKSFATDADPQLIHKVQDIEELSKIKVCPANPGKSCVESCEKKKKKTKPTRHLVLDDAEFYKVPTVEGLFSIFEKNPASSYVLNGGNTGHGVYRLQKPDIYVDVNGIPDLQTVHLTEDGLTLGANLTLTTAMRSLENFSKNNGFAYLKHLVRHIDLIASVPVRNIGTIAGNLMLKHQHREFPSDLFLILETAGARLHILQSPKNKVSVDLMEFLETDMRHKIIYSVVLPPLGAEYEYRSFKVMPRAQNAHAHVNAGFLLRFDGRGIITEKPNIIFGGIRRDFLHASKTEDFLKGKNLVDGAIFRKALKILDDELKPDHVLPDGTPEFRRILAEGLFYKFVLSIAKADDVDPKLRSGGTVLERGLSSGRQDFDTDKNKWPLNKPVQKIEGIRQTSGEARYVDDLHSMPGEVFCAFALTDVPNGFIEHIDTTEALRTKGVVAFYVASDVPGRNVFIPGDSKLFYINFDEPLFADKAVLYAGQPVGVIAATSHAIANEAASKVRIIYAGALDKKPVVTVEDAIASKDETRILNTVVIPAQARGTDVKHVIRGEFSCGSQYHYTMETQSCVCVPLEDGIDVFTSTQGVDLSQNAIAACLGIPVNSINVRVRRVGGGYGAKISRSAQVACACALVCRKLNRPARFAMTVESNMSAVGKRPQTRQEYEVGVDDAGKIQYLDSKHWSSAGSSFNEPTGAAAALHCGNCYDVTTWTREGNEARTDLPSNTYCRAPGAADGLASTENIMEHIARVIGRDPTEVRLANMDPADNGIAKELMEDLKSEADYDTRRGAVTAFNGENRWKKKGIAVMPMKYGFTFFGHFNASVSIYRGDGSVAITHGGIEIGQGINTKVVQVAAYTLGIDMDLISVKPTNNFTSPNDSLTGGSWTSDSCAYATMMACKELMARLEPIRRGMKNPTWTELIAAAYEKEVDLSARYMFRASSDDVKPYNVWGGSICEVEVDLLTGQHLVSRVDLMVDAGVSISPEVDVGQAEGAFVMGLGYWTSEDLVYDPDTAVLKNNRTWNYKPPGAKDIPADFRVWFRRNAPNPAGVLSSKATGEPPLCTSYAVLLAIRNALDSARSDAGNTDKWFNLHAPATTEKILLNGLTSREHMII; encoded by the exons ATGCACCCATCGA CCGTTGGTCGTGCGATTCATTGTCAGATCACCTCCAACGTTCCATTATTCGATGTTTTCGGAGAGAGAATATCTGCGACTGCGGCGATTGCAGGCAG CCAGCCTCAAACGGTCAATTTTACCATCAACGGAGTAGAACATCGAG TCGACAACAGCATCCCGTCAGGCACATCGCTCAACGTCTACATCAGGAATTACGCGAATCTGCGGGGTACGAAGTCAATGTGCCTCGAGGGAGGCTGTGGAGCGTGCATGGTGTCCGCAAGAGTCAACGGTCGAGTTATGGCGGTGAACTCGTGTCTTGTACCCATATTGATCTGCGAAGG CTGGGAAATCACGACCGTCGAAGGTATCGGTGATCACAAGTCGGGCTATCACCCGGTGCAAGCCAGGTTGGCGCAGTTCAACGGCTCGCAATGCGGTTATTGCTCCCCTGGGATGGTGATGAACATGTACAG TTTGATTCAAGGCGAGAGGCTGACGATGACGGAAATCGAAAACTCCTTCGGAAGCAACATGTGCAGATGCACGGGCTACAGGCCGATCCTCGACGCTTTCAAGAGCTTCGCCACGGACGCCGATCCCCAACTGATTCACAAAGTCCAGGATATCGAG GAACTGTCGAAAATCAAAGTTTGCCCGGCCAATCCCGGAAAGAGCTGCGTCGAATCctgtgagaaaaagaagaagaaaactaaGCCCACTCGACATCTCGTCCTCGACGACGCCGAGTTTTACAAAGTTCCAACGGTGGAGGGGCtgttttcgatattcgaaaagaATCCGGCGTCGAGCTACGTTCTCAACGGCGGGAACACCGGTCACG GTGTTTACCGACTCCAGAAACCCGATATCTACGTGGACGTGAACGGTATTCCCGATTTGCAAACCGTCCACTTGACAGAAGACGGTTTGACGCTGGGGGCCAATCTGACGCTTACCACGGCGATGCGCAGccttgagaatttttcgaaaaacaacgGATTCGCCTACCTGAAACACCTGGTGCGGCATATCGATCTGATCGCCAGTGTGCCCGTTCGCAAC ATAGGTACCATAGCCGGCAACTTGATGCTCAAACATCAGCATCGCGAATTCCCATCGGATCTGTTTTTGATTCTAGAAACAGCCGGTGCTCGTCTGCACATAC ttcaaagtccgaaaaacaAAGTCAGCGTGGATCTCATGGAATTTCTCGAAACCGACATGAGACACAAGATCATATACAGCGTTGTCCTACCACCTCTCGGAGCCGAGTACGAGTACAGGTCCTTCAAG gtcATGCCGAGAGCGCAGAACGCTCACGCCCACGTGAACGCCGGATTTCTTCTCAGGTTCGACGGAAGAGGAATAATAACGGAGAAGCCGAACATCATCTTCGGGGGGATAAGGCGAGACTTT CTTCACGCGAGCAAGACGGAAGACTTTTTGAAGGGTAAGAACCTCGTGGACGGGGCGATCTTCCGGAAGGctctaaaaattctcgacGACGAGCTGAAACCGGATCACGTGCTGCCCGACGGTACTCCGGAATTCCGGCGGATTCTCGCCGAGGGTTTGTTTTACAAG TTTGTTCTGAGCATAGCGAAAGCGGACGACGTGGATCCCAAACTCCGCAGCGGAGGGACGGTTCTGGAGCGCGGCTTGTCGTCGGGCAGGCAGGACTTCGACACCGACAAAAACAAATGGCCGCTGAACAAACCGGTACAAAAAATCGAGGGGATCCGTCAGACGTCGGGGGAGGCGCGGTACGTCGACGACCTGCACTCGATGCCGGGCGAGGTGTTTTGCGCTTTCGCGCTCACCGACGTGCCCAACGGTTTTATCGAGCACATCGATACGACCGAGGCTCTTCGAACGAAGGGCGTGGTCGCTTTCTACGTCGCTTCGGATGTGCCGGGCAGGAACGTCTTCATCCCGGGTGATTCCAAACTGTTTTACATAAACTTCGACGAACCG CTCTTCGCGGACAAGGCGGTTTTGTACGCCGGTCAACCGGTCGGCGTAATCGCGGCAACCAGCCACGCGATTGCCAACGAGGCCGCGAGCAAGGTGAGGATAATCTACGCCGGCGCTCTCGACAAGAAGCCCGTCGTCACCGTCGAAGACGCCATCGCCTCCAAAGACGAGACCAGAATACTGAACACCGTGGTTATCCCGGCGCAGGCCCGAG GTACCGACGTCAAACACGTGATCAGGGGCGAGTTCTCCTGCGGCAGCCAGTACCACTACACGATGGAGACGCAGAGCTGCGTTTGCGTACCCCTCGAAGATGGAATCGACGTCTTCACGTCCACTCAGGGGGTGGATCTCAGTCAGAACGCCATCGCGGCCTGCCTGGGTATTCCGGTGAACAG CATCAACGTCCGGGTGAGGCGAGTCGGTGGCGGATACGGGGCGAAGATATCTCGGTCGGCCCAGGTGGCGTGCGCCTGTGCCCTGGTGTGTCGCAAGCTCAACCGACCCGCCAGGTTCGCGATGACCGTAGAGAGCAACATGAGCGCCGTCGGCAAGCGACCCCAAACCCGTCAGGAGTACGAAGTCGGCGTCGACGACGCGGGGAAGATTCAGTACCTCGACTCCAAGCACTGGTCGTCGGCCGGCTCCTCTTTCAACGAGCCGACGGGCGCGGCGGCGGCTCTGCATTGCGGCAATTGCTACGACGTGACGACCTGGACCCGAGAGGGCAACGAAGCTCGGACCGATTTACCGAGCAACACCTATTGCCGGGCCCCCG GAGCTGCGGACGGCTTGGCGAGTACCGAAAATATAATGGAACACATAGCGAGGGTGATCGGTAGGGACCCGACGGAGGTTCGCCTAGCCAACATGGACCCGGCCGACAACGGCATCGCGAAAGAACTGATGGAAGACTTGAAATCGGAAGCGGATTACGATACCAGGAGAGGAGCGGTCACCGCTTTCAACGGC gaGAACAGATGGAAGAAGAAGGGCATCGCCGTTATGCCCATGAAGTACGGATTCACGTTCTTCGGACATTTCAACGCCTCGGTATCGATTTACAGGGGGGATGGATCCGTGGCGATCACTCACGGCGGTATAGAGATCGGTCAGGGTATCAATACCAAG GTCGTTCAAGTCGCTGCCTACACCCTCGGCATCGACATGGACCTGATTTCGGTGAAACCAACGAACAATTTCACTTCGCCGAATGACTCGCTCACCGGCGGAAGCTGGACCAGCGATTCCTGCGCATAC GCAACTATGATGGCGTGCAAAGAACTGATGGCCAGACTGGAACCGATCAGACGAGGCATGAAGAATCCGACGTGGACGGAACTGATAGCGGCGGCGTACGAGAAGGAAGTCGACTTGAGCGCGCGTTACAT GTTCAGAGCGTCGAGTGACGACGTCAAGCCGTACAACGTCTGGGGGGGTTCGATCTGCGAAGTCGAGGTGGATCTGTTGACCGGGCAACACTTGGTGAGCAGAGTCGACCTGATGGTCGATGCGGGCGTGAGCATCAGCCCGGAGGTGGACGTGGGGCAGGCGGAGGGCGCGTTCGTCATGGGACTCGGATATTGGACGAGCGAGGACTTGGTGTACGACCCGGACACGGCGGTTCTGAAAAACAACCGGACCTGG AACTACAAGCCGCCCGGTGCCAAGGACATCCCCGCGGATTTCCGCGTCTGGTTTCGCAGAAACGCACCGAATCCCGCGGGAGTTCTCAGCTCGAAAG CAACGGGCGAGCCACCGCTCTGCACCAGTTACGCGGTTCTTCTGGCGATCCGCAACGCCCTGGACTCGGCGAGGAGCGACGCAGGGAACACCGACAAGTGGTTCAACTTGC ACGCCCCGGCTACCACGGAGAAGATTCTGCTCAACGGTCTGACGAGTAGGGAACACATGATTATTTGA